The DNA region TTTATCTCACGCAAAGCCACTCCCTTCTAGAATTCCTCTCCTCTCTTACAAGAAGCAGCCTTAATGTGGTTAGTCAATGAAATCCACGTTTTACATTTCATATTCGCATGTTCACATGATCTCCGATACTCATAGTGTTGTAGTGGATTAAGTAACAGGGCATGTAAGGACAAGAAAGGACTTTCGTTCTATGAATACAAGGGGAGAAACGACTTTTGCAGAAGCTGAATATGGACAACGAAGCTTTTTATGCGTGGGCGGTgagactaaaagaaaaagaagaaagtgatgatgataatatgATTGCGTGATCAAATTGAATTGCCAGATTAGCTATTGATTCTTAGATCATGCAATAAGAACcagttttttattaaagaagaaaaaataaagttggTGATCCGAAACAAatcttatttgaaatttaacttCGAATAATAGTGGACTATTACCATTTCCaagaaactaattttttttttcttcaattcagAGAAATGGATTGTTCTACTAGAGAAAATCAGctgccaaaagaaaaaaatgtacaCGAATAAGCTAAAGGGAAAACCTGTTACTCACTGCATTTCCTTTCGACCCCGATGAATATACACAGTagcttttgaaaaattattaacaaatgttTCTCCAGGTTATAACTAGGCTTTCAACTGATTCCTTTTCATTTTGCTGCATAAATACAAAGCCCCAGTCCAGAGACTGCCCTTGAACTTATATTCTTCTATCGTTTAAACTAGCTTatgggtaattaattattattattatcattaagtattcatcaataaaaaaataacaaagaatcccACATATCAACAAGACAACTACAGCTAGAAAGTaaaaaaccaaaccctaatgcAGAAGGATGGTTAATTACAAGTCTCACATGAATTTACAAAACATTTACAAAAAATCACTAATATCGAAACTCTCTggaatttcaaacttaaacaagCTGCTGCAGTAGCTTTCTCTCTCATCTTCAGGGCTGCTGTTGATGTACGCAGATGATGAATTCAACGGAGTTGGGCTTGATAACGTTGACATAACAGAATCAAAGCCAAAATTTTGGTTTCCATTATTCAGTGATTGGAAACTTGAACTTTCAGTCGGAACAGAAACTGTTGGGATTGAGCTACAATACATGCGATTTGATTCTGAAACTAAAGTTTCAGTTAAACTTGAAGGTATCAAATTCTCTTGGAATATTTGGCTGGTGCAGTTTGTCAAGTTGGACAATGGTCCTTCCACATTGGCTTGCCTAAGTTGTGTCTGGTCAAAATTTGAAGCTTCTGGAATACGATTTTGAAACTGATCATTTACTTGCGAAGTAATCGGTGTCTGGTTTTGCAGCAGAGGAATATTAGAAAGCTGGTTTTGCTGGGGAGAGTGAATGGCTATTTCTTGGTTTTCGTGctttaatgataaaatagtaGAAGCTAGCCTTAACAGTTCTGGGTTCAGGAGAGCTTGAGCACCAAACAAGTTTGGCGCACTGAGAAGTGAAGAGTTGCACATAGTTGATCTTAGAAGTGTTGATAGATCAAGAAGATCAAGACGGGGAGAATGCGTCACAGGATCAATCCCGCTTCTAAGAAGCCTCTTTCTGATATGTGTGTTCCAGtagttttttatttcattgtcaGTCCTTCCTGGTAAGCGAGCAGCAATAGCCGACCATCTataatgaaacaaaataaatcagTGAGCTCCAAAAATAGTCATTTCCACGGAGTTGCT from Mangifera indica cultivar Alphonso chromosome 8, CATAS_Mindica_2.1, whole genome shotgun sequence includes:
- the LOC123222966 gene encoding transcription factor MYB41 isoform X1; this translates as MGRAPCCDKNGLKKGPWTPEEDHKLISYIQLHGPGNWRNLPKNAGLQRCGKSCRLRWTNYLRPDIKRGRFSFEEEETIIQLHSILGNKWSAIAARLPGRTDNEIKNYWNTHIRKRLLRSGIDPVTHSPRLDLLDLSTLLRSTMCNSSLLSAPNLFGAQALLNPELLRLASTILSLKHENQEIAIHSPQQNQLSNIPLLQNQTPITSQVNDQFQNRIPEASNFDQTQLRQANVEGPLSNLTNCTSQIFQENLIPSSLTETLVSESNRMYCSSIPTVSVPTESSSFQSLNNGNQNFGFDSVMSTLSSPTPLNSSSAYINSSPEDERESYCSSLFKFEIPESFDISDFL
- the LOC123222966 gene encoding transcription factor MYB102 isoform X2; this encodes MDSRKVLGLLRKIISSSVIFNCTALATGAIFLRTPRCGKSCRLRWTNYLRPDIKRGRFSFEEEETIIQLHSILGNKWSAIAARLPGRTDNEIKNYWNTHIRKRLLRSGIDPVTHSPRLDLLDLSTLLRSTMCNSSLLSAPNLFGAQALLNPELLRLASTILSLKHENQEIAIHSPQQNQLSNIPLLQNQTPITSQVNDQFQNRIPEASNFDQTQLRQANVEGPLSNLTNCTSQIFQENLIPSSLTETLVSESNRMYCSSIPTVSVPTESSSFQSLNNGNQNFGFDSVMSTLSSPTPLNSSSAYINSSPEDERESYCSSLFKFEIPESFDISDFL